A stretch of the Macrobrachium nipponense isolate FS-2020 chromosome 23, ASM1510439v2, whole genome shotgun sequence genome encodes the following:
- the LOC135200656 gene encoding uncharacterized protein LOC135200656, with product MVPGVEAEPLAPGEEVPVLAGTPPVPVFFLAEGETGPVPEGTGGPAEVPTIPPEWDGPLKVSERDFLRGKEATFFFFGCGALEVEGEVAAAVDDDEDDDDTYLFFVSFLRTTVRSSIQDGSGAAAEATGPGCTCPEGPGMGATTPQAGTTTAGTGTGAVITGTEGWAGTSSILCIGGRSKGELLGHRKSGAGARAAKPGAGVTTILLTSGVACTAAVGVTITTCCVNARSGGAT from the coding sequence atggtacctggcgtcgaggcagaacctttggcgccaggtgaggaggtaccaGTGCTAGCTGGTACTCCTccagtccccgtcttcttccttgcggaaggggagacgggccccgttcccgaaggaacaggaggaccagcggaagtcccaaccatcccaccggagtgggacggacccttaaAGGTCTCAGAGCGAGACTTCTTAAGGGGgaaggaggctaccttcttcttcttcggctgtggggccttagaagtcgaaggggaagtgGCAGCAGCAGTAGATGAcgacgaagatgacgacgacacctacctcttcttcgtcagcttcctcaggaccactgtcaggtcttccatccaggacggatcTGGGGCAGCTGCCGAAGCAACAGgccccggctgcacctgtccagaaggacctggCATGGGAGCAacaacaccacaggcaggaacgacgacggcaggaactggtacaggAGCAGTGATTACAGGAACAGAGGGCTGGGCAGGAACCAGCAGCATTCTCTGTATAGGCGGCAGATCTaagggagagctcttgggacaccggaagtcaggggctggagcaagagcggcaaaaccaggtgCCGGCGTCACAACCATCCTCTTAACATCCGGCGTCGCCTGCACAGCAGCCGTCGGGGTCACCATCACCACGTGTTGTGTAAACGCCAGGAGCGGCGGAGCAACGTAA